In Desulfobacterales bacterium, a genomic segment contains:
- the smpB gene encoding SsrA-binding protein SmpB, translated as MSGKIVCTNKKAYHNYTIDSVLEAGMVLNGPEIKSLRAGKANLRDGYARISNNEVFLYNVHISPYSHATNVTMDPMRTRKLLLHRREIRRLIGKIQEKGFALIPLKIYLNNKGKAKVELGLARGKKLYDKRASLKKKEVDREIERAYKMNK; from the coding sequence GTGTCGGGAAAAATTGTCTGCACCAACAAAAAGGCCTATCATAACTATACCATTGACTCGGTTCTTGAGGCGGGTATGGTTTTGAACGGGCCGGAGATAAAATCCCTGCGGGCCGGCAAGGCGAACCTGCGGGACGGATATGCCCGGATCAGCAACAACGAGGTCTTTTTATACAATGTGCATATTTCGCCCTACTCCCATGCCACCAACGTCACCATGGACCCGATGCGGACCCGGAAGCTGCTCCTCCATCGACGGGAGATCCGCCGGCTGATCGGCAAGATCCAGGAAAAAGGGTTTGCGCTGATACCATTAAAGATATATCTTAATAACAAGGGCAAGGCCAAGGTGGAACTGGGCCTGGCCCGGGGCAAGAAATTGTACGACAAGCGGGCCTCCCTGAAAAAGAAGGAAGTCGATCGCGAGATCGAGCGGGCCTACAAGATGAACAAATAA